ATGGGGGACCCGGCGGGGATCGGGCCCGAGATCGTGGTTTCGGCCCACTCCCGCGATCCGCTCTTCACCTGGTGCCGCCCGGTGGTCTACGGGGATCCGGCGATCCTCCGGCGCGCCGCCCTGCTGCTCGGGTCGCCGCTGGAGATGACGGGGGAGGAGGAGTCCGGTCCGGGCCGCATCGCGGTCGCAGCCCGCTCGCGGCTCGACCCCGAAGCGGTTCCGTTCGGACGGCCGTCCCTCGCCGGGTCGGTCGCCATGGCCGGGTACATCCGCTCGGCGGCGCAGGACGTCCTTTCCGGGGCGGCCGACGCGGTCGTCACCTGCCCGGTGTCGAAGGAGGGGCTCAAAAGCGCCGGCGTCCCGTTCCCCGGCCACACCGAACTTCTCGCCCACCTGTGCGGCGGCGCCGACGTCGTCATGATGCTGGCGGGCGACCGGCTGCGGGTCGCGCTGGCGACGATCCACGTGGGATTGCGCCGTGCCCTGGAACTTCTTTCCCCCGCGCTCATCGAAAAGACCGTGCGGATCACCGACACGTTCTTCCGGAAATACATGGGGACTCCCTCGCCCCGGATCGCCGTCGCGGCCGTGAATCCCCACGCCGGCGAGGGGGGATTGTTCGGGGACGAG
The sequence above is drawn from the Deltaproteobacteria bacterium genome and encodes:
- the pdxA gene encoding 4-hydroxythreonine-4-phosphate dehydrogenase PdxA produces the protein MGDPAGIGPEIVVSAHSRDPLFTWCRPVVYGDPAILRRAALLLGSPLEMTGEEESGPGRIAVAARSRLDPEAVPFGRPSLAGSVAMAGYIRSAAQDVLSGAADAVVTCPVSKEGLKSAGVPFPGHTELLAHLCGGADVVMMLAGDRLRVALATIHVGLRRALELLSPALIEKTVRITDTFFRKYMGTPSPRIAVAAVNPHAGEGGLFGDEESTIVSPAIAACRAAGIDASGPYPPDTIFYRAWRGEFDVVVAMTHDHGLIPLKLVHFEDGVNVTMGLPIVRTSVDHGTAYDIAGKGIANPASLLAAIRMAAEMTGKAS